The nucleotide sequence GGGCTAGCAGTTTGCCCTCGAGCTCAGTGGTAAATTGCTGGCGCGCAGTAGCTAACTGTTCATTAGCCGGCGCAGGTCCAGCAATACGCGGTAAGTATTCATCACCATCGCCAGGGTTGGCGTAAAAAATTAAATCTAAGAAGTTAGCCGCGCCCGGTAATGCGGTGATCGAGAATATATAAGTGAGGAAATCGACTTCACTAATGGGCTTAACCCAAGGTTTGCCAGCGCAAAATGGTTCTGGCTGACTTTCTTTACCGGAAGTGATATCCGCCAAATATTGGTTATAGCCAGACACAAAGCCCATGATTAACGCTTTAGACTTATCAGTCATGGTTGGCCATTTAGCTTCGGCCATTGATCGGACTTTTAAAGCTTTATAACCAAAGTCAGAAATCAAGTTGCCGTTATCTTCACTCGTTGGCATACCTGTGGTGAAATCAAGTGAGGCGTGCGGACCAAAATAGAGTGAACGCTCAGAGTTAGCTTTAATAAAACCATCGGCCAAGATACACAAGTTATCTTGCGCCTGCACATAAGCACTGCCATAAGCCAAACTTTGCAAATTATCGGCTTGAATATGGGGCACACCGTAAGTTGTGCGCTTTATGCTGGCGCTGAGCTTACCGTCTGGCGCAAAAATTGGCACCTCGGCGACTTCAGGTCCGACAGCATCATTGCTATCGCTATTACAGCCAGCCAATAAGAGTGAGCTAGTCACTCCCATCATGGCGAGTATGAGTCTGTTGAATTTCATTATTATTATCCTTATTTGGTTACCCGTGCGACCTAATGGCGACAGGGCGCACTCCATTGACAGTGAGCTTTGTTAGCATAAATGCTGCCGTTTACTCAGCGTGCTGGCGCTTAGCAACTGAGCTGCACTCGCGACTCTTTGGGGCTAAGTCTAAGTTAGGCTTGGCCTTGATGAGCACTTGGGGATAGCTAAGCGCTATGGCACAATGTCATAAGCAAGATACCTAAAGCGCAACAATATTCAAACAAAGCATTAAACAATCGCATAAAAAATAATGTAAGGTAACTTTTTAGATGGCAAGTCAACTTATCTCCATCACAGTGGGCTCACTGAATCCGGTGAAAATTGCCGCAGCGCAGCAAGCTTTCAGTGAGCTATTTCCAGATGTTCACATTGAATGCCAGGGACTTTATGCCCCATCCGGGGTTAATGACCAACCTATGACGGCCAGTGAAACGCGCCTCGGAGCCCTTAATCGCGTCAAATTTTGTCAAGCTCATGCCAAGGCAGATTATTTTCTTGCCATGGAAGGCGGCGTCGATATGTTTGAAGATGGACCGGCCACCTTTGCTTATATAGTGATAGCCCACCAAGATACCTTCAGCGTCAATCGTAGCGCTAGCCTGCCCTTGCCAACACAAGTCTATGACGCCTTAGTTGCAGGTGAGGAGCTAGGTGATGTCATGGATGCCATGTTTAATACCGTCAATGTTAAGCAAGCAGGCGGCGCTATAGGGCTACTCACCAATGGGGTAGCGAGCCGTCAAAGCAATTACGTGCAAGCCATTATTTTAGCCATGGCGCCGTTATTACATCCTGCGAGATACTAATTTATGACAGCCACAGAACAAGGAATGTTAACCACTGTGATGCAACTGCAAGATAGCCTCGCTCAACTCACGCAAATAGAGCCCCATGCGCTTAACTGGTTACAGTTTCAATATCTCAAACAGCTTAACCAGCAAGCCCTTGGCGTCAGTGCTTTAGCCCAACTATTTAAGGTGGATAAATCTAATGCCAGTCGCCAACTCAAGCTGCTAGCGCAGCACGGCTGGCTTAACATGCTAGATTCTAGCCGTGATGGCCGCGCGCGCATGGCCGTGATAACTCCAGCAGGAAGGCTGCAATATTTAGATTATCAAAGCCAAGTGGATAAGCGCTTCGCCTTAATTCAAGCTCAGTTCACAGCGCAGCAATGGCAGCAGCAACAAGAACATATAACGCGCTTACATAAAGCTATTCGTCAAAGCCAATTACAACAAGGGTTTGAATTACGAGAGATTGAACCTAAAGATAATCAGGCCATTGCTAGTATCATTCGCCAAGTATCCGCTGAATATGGCTTAGGCGCCGACCAAGGCTTTGCCGTAGCGGATGTCACTTTGGATAGCTTGGCAGCTGTGTATCAAGCCAGTGGCAGTGGGTATTGGGTCATAAGTTATCAGGGCAAGTTACTCGGCGGTGGCGGCATAGCGCCGCTAGCAGGTAGCAATCCCACTGATAAAATATGTGAGCTGCAAAAAATGTACTTTTTACCCAGTCTGCGCGGGCGCGGCTTGGCGCGGCGTTTAGCCCAGCACGCCTTACAATTTGCAAAGGATGCGGGTTATCAGCAATGTTACCTTGAAACCACCGCCCGCTTAACGGAAGCCATAGCCCTGTATCAATCCCTTGGGTTTGAATCTTTATGCGCCGCGAAAGGCAATACTGGCCATAACTCCTGTGAATTGGCTATGTTAAAGCAACTCTAATGAATTCGCTTTGACTGGTCATAACGACAGCTGTTTAAGTTTTAGGCATATAAACAGGCAAGACTAGGCAGATGTGTCTTGTCCTGTTAGCCTGAAATTCACAGAGATCATTTAGTTAAAGGTGTGCCAATGGAATATTATCGCCTGCCCCATTCTTCTCTTAATGTCAGCAAACTTTGCCTTGGAACTATGACCTGGGGCGAACAAAACACTCAAGCCGAAGCCTACTCACAACTGGACTTTGCCATAGGTAAAGGCATCAATTTTATCGATACCGCAGAAATGTATCCGGTGCCGCCTAAGCACGAAACACAAGGTGAAACCGAGCGTATTTTAGGGCGTTATCTCAAGGAGCGAGGTAACCGCGATCAGTTGATTATTGCCACTAAAATTTCAGCCCCAGGTGGCAAGAGTGACTATATCCGGCCGAACATGGCGCTAGATTGGAATAATATCCAGCAAGCGGTTGATGGCT is from Shewanella sp. SNU WT4 and encodes:
- the yjjX gene encoding inosine/xanthosine triphosphatase, producing MASQLISITVGSLNPVKIAAAQQAFSELFPDVHIECQGLYAPSGVNDQPMTASETRLGALNRVKFCQAHAKADYFLAMEGGVDMFEDGPATFAYIVIAHQDTFSVNRSASLPLPTQVYDALVAGEELGDVMDAMFNTVNVKQAGGAIGLLTNGVASRQSNYVQAIILAMAPLLHPARY
- a CDS encoding bifunctional helix-turn-helix transcriptional regulator/GNAT family N-acetyltransferase; translated protein: MTATEQGMLTTVMQLQDSLAQLTQIEPHALNWLQFQYLKQLNQQALGVSALAQLFKVDKSNASRQLKLLAQHGWLNMLDSSRDGRARMAVITPAGRLQYLDYQSQVDKRFALIQAQFTAQQWQQQQEHITRLHKAIRQSQLQQGFELREIEPKDNQAIASIIRQVSAEYGLGADQGFAVADVTLDSLAAVYQASGSGYWVISYQGKLLGGGGIAPLAGSNPTDKICELQKMYFLPSLRGRGLARRLAQHALQFAKDAGYQQCYLETTARLTEAIALYQSLGFESLCAAKGNTGHNSCELAMLKQL